The segment CCGGCGGCGCTGCTCCTTCAGATCGTCATCACGCGAGATGATGTCGAGCTCAAGCGTTTCCTTCTGGCCAACCAGGTCGGCCACCTGCGCGTTGAGTTGTGATCGATCGATTTGTAGCGATTCAATCTGACGACGCGATTCTTGAATTTCACTTTCCGCCTGGGTCTTGCGATTCAAAAACGAAGAAACTTCGGAGCGACGTTGTTCTACCAGGCGGGCCAGTTCGCGAATGCGTTGCGTGAGCGATTGCTGCTGCTGGCGGAAGGAGGAACAAATCTGTTCCTCGGACGCGAGCGCCACTTTTGTTTCCGTCAACCCCGTAGTCGCCCCGTCGCGTTGCTGGCGAAGTTCCTCCAGTGAGGCAGTCAGTTGAGCAACCTCTTCCTGCAATGAGCGTTCGCGCGATTCGAGCTCGCTGATCTGGGTGGCCAGGGCTGCGCGCTTTTGAGAGCCCTCCTCTTCCTGCGAAGCGAGGCTTTCAATTTCGTAAATGACGGTATCGATCTTTTGGTGCAAAACCCTTTGTGAAATCTGCAACGCATTGTACTCGCCCTGGCGGGTGGCAATCGCGACTTCCTGCTGGCGCAATTCAGTCTGGGCCTGCTGCAAGCCGGCTTGCAGGGAAGTTTGTTCGCTCAATAACGCCCCCTTGCGGCGGCTCAGTTCATTCACCTGCTCCTGGGCCTGGCTGATATGAGTCTCCAACTCGGCAATCTGGTTCTTACGTCCGAGGATGGAACTGGGGGCTTTGCCCGAACTCTGCGCCGAGCCACCGGTGTAAACTCCATGCCGGTTCAGCAGTTCGCCGGACAAGGTGACAAAATCAAAAGCGCCTTGGTTCTCCTGCCAGGCAGCGGTGGCCGTCTGGAGATCAGGCACGATCAAGGTCTGGCCCAGCACGCTATGCAAAAAGTGCTGAACCGAGGCATCGGCTTCAATGACACTCAGCGCAGCCATGTGCGCTGAAGGCGGAGTGGCGGCCACTGGGGCATTAAGACCCAAAGCCAGTGAAGCAATGCTGGCACGCCCTTGTTTGTTATTGCTAAGGTCGGTCAAAATTTGTTGAGCCGCTTCGGGACTTTCCGTGATTACAACCTGCAGGTAATGACCCAGCGCCGTTTCAACAGCAGTGATGTATTGATCAGGGACGCGAATTTTATCAGCCAGCGAGCCCAGCACCTGGTCCGCTTTCTTCAACGCCGCCAATGCTCCCGCACTGAACCCTTCGTGCTCTGATTGAAGCTGCTGCAGGACGTTCAGACGGGAACGTTTTTCCGCTTGTTTCTGCAAATAGGCATCCAGCTCCTGGGTAAGTTGCGTCAACTCCTGCTGGATTTGCTTGAGGCGCGCCTGCCTTTCTTCAACGGTGCCGCGCTGCGTTTGCACATTGAGTTTCTCCATCTCAACGTTGGCCGCAAATTCGCTCAGGCGCGATTCCAACTGCACTCTCTCCTCTTCGAGCTGAATTTTTTCAGCGGAAAGTTTTTCAAGCCGCACGACATTGCCCTGCTTTTGCAGGTCCAGGGCATTAATCTCATTGCGCACGCGCGTGAGCTGTTGGGCTTGCGAAAACGCCTGCGACTGTGCCTGGCGTAAAGCTTCCTGGCGTTGACGCAACTCCTCTTCAACTTCGCGCAAGGCGTCCTGCTTGGATTGCAGCGAAGCCCGGTGCTGTTCCAAAGTTGCGGTGGAGGCACTCAGCCTGTCCGTCAGCACATCCAATTCCTGTTCGGCCACCAGATGCCGCTCTTCGGCTTCGGTAATTTCCGCCAATGCACTGGCATTCTGAGCCGCGAGTTCCCGCAAACGTTCTTCGTTATACTGAATGCGGCTTTCCTGGCGGTCGATGGAGCTTCTCAGTTCCAACCCGCGTTGTTGCATCTCGCTGATCTGATGTTCCAGCGTTGAAAGCTGCTGGCGCAATTGCACAATCTCATCCTCTTTACGCAGCACTTCGGCGGAGGCAATTTCGATGTCATTCCGCAACTTCTCGGTAAGCGCCTGGCGTTCGCTGATCTCGGTCTGCAAAACATCAAACTGGTGACGGGCCAACTGAGTATCGAGATGCTGCAACTCCTGCATGAGTTGCTTGTAACGGCGAGCCTTGCCAGCCTGGCGTTGCAAGGAACCAATCTGCCGTTTGACTTCGCGAATCAGGTCGGCAATCCGCAGCAGGTTCTGTTCAGTATATTCGAGCTTGCGTAGCGATTCCTTTTTTTGCGCCTTGAACTTGGTGATGCCGGCAGCTTCCTCAAAAATCATTCGGCGATCTTCCGGCTTGCTGGAAAGAATCTGGGTGATGTTCCCCTGCGCCATGATGCTGTAGCTGGTGCGGCCCACGCCGGTGCCCATGAACAACTGCTGCACATCCTTGAGGCGGCAGGAGGTCTTGTTGATGAAATATTCACTGCCACCATCACGAAAAACCCGGCGTGTAACAGTGACTTCATTATAAGAGACTTCGACGCCGGCGGCCTTGAGATGCTCATCATCCACGCCTCCGATGGTCAGGGAAACTTCAGCCATGCCCAGCGGCTTGCGGCCATCAGTGCCGTTGAAAATAACGTCGGCCATTTCCCCGCCACGCAGCGCCTTGGCTGATTGTTCACCCAGTACCCAGCGGATGGCATCCGAAACATTGGATTTGCCGCAACCATTCGGACCAACAATCGCCGTCACGCCTGGCTGAAAGTTCAGGCTGGTCTTGTTGGCAAAGGATTTGAAGCCAAACACCGTTAAATTCTTTAAATACATGGCTTAGGTAAAAGAAGCACAACAGGGGAGATTTAGTAAAGCGAAAACCACCATATACAGTGGCGACCTCGAGTTAAGAGCACAACTAATGGAGGAAAGCTGGTATGGACCAAAGTTACTTATATGCACCTTAAAATGACTATTTCAGGGTAAAATGACCCTTAAGCCATTAGTTTACCGGGAGTTCTGAACCTTTCAAACAAAAGTTATTCGCACTTTGGCGAAAGTCATCGAAGGCGCTTACTTGAATCGATCCTCCGTGAGCGCTTTGACGATCGCCTTTTTGAGTTCCAACGGATTGAAAGGGCCGCCTTTTTTCTGGTAGAGGATTTCCCCTTTGGAACCAATCAGGATCGTGTAAGGAAGTGCGGCGTTCCACTCCTGGTCAAAAGCTTCCGTCATTTGGTATTTATCGGTGCTGCCAAAAAGAAGGTTTTTTGTGGAAGCCTGTTCCTTTTGTAAAATCTCAAGCACCTGTTGCTTCTCGTCCGGGAAATTTGCGGCCACCGTGACGAGTTCAAAATTCCGATGCCGATACATCCGGTTAATTTCAATCAACTCGGGAAATTCGCCCAGGCAGGGTCCGCACCAGGTCGCCCAAAAATTGACCAGTCGTATTTTGTCGGAATCATTTTTGCGAAGAGCTTTCAAGCCCTCGGCATCCACCAACTCAACACTGACCGGCTCAGTGGAAAGCTGCTGCATATACTCTTTCACCGATTCCTGCTTCCCTGCCCACTTGGTTGAACAGCCGAATGCCTTGGTTTGTTTCACTTCGATTTCACGACCTGCGAGCATGGCATCCAAGGCGTCGCGCAATTCCCGCTTCTTCACATACTCAGGCCGTTCACTGTCATCAATGCGTCCGACATAACGCAGCTTGCGTTCCTTATCAAAAACGAAGGCGTGTGGCGTGGCGGCGGGGCCGTACTTCTTTGATACTTCCTCCGTGTCTCCATCGTAAAGATAAGGGAAGTTGTAATGCTTGTCCCCGGCACGAAGCTTCATCTCGTCGAAGGAGTCACTGAGGTCCGTATAGCCCAGTTCATTTAACCGGACGGAATTGGGATCATTCGGATTTATCGCCACCAGAGATACACCTCGCTTGCCGTAATCCTCCGCTATTTTTTTGAGGCGCTCCTCATAAGCTTGCGCCGTAGGGCAATGATTGCAGGTGAAAACAACGACCAGGATCGGCGATTTTTCAAAATCCTTGAGGGAATAGTTCTTCCCATCGACTGCCGGCAGTTTGAAATCTGGAGCTGCGGCACCGACCGCCAAAGTGGGATGATCCTCGGCAAAAAGATTGCTGTCGCCCAACATCAAGGCACATAGCAAAACGAGTATCCGGTTCATAATGGTTGCTGCGGTAATCATAGGCCGGGCGAAATCTGTTCGCAAGTCATCTAAATTGCTTACGACCAAGCCCACCTAACCACATCATCACATGCCGATTACATAAACAAAGGCTTGAAACAAATCGTCTGAAAGGCATTAATGCGCCCCTGATGAATTCAATACGGTTAGTTGCACCTGCTCTTTGCCTTCTGTTGTTGACAGCCACGGTTTTGCCGGCGGCTGATACAAGTTATAAATCTTCCAGCATCAAACCGCCCGCGGTGCAACGGGAATTTCGCGCCGGTTGGGTCGCCACAGTCGCGAATATCGACTGGCCTTCCAGGCCGGACTTGCCGGTGGATCAGCAAAAGGCCGAGATGGTCGCCATCATGGAGAATGCTCAAAAAACTCATTTGAACGCCATCGTCTTCCAGGTCCGTCCGGCCTGCGATGCCATGTACGCCTCGACCATCGAGCCATGGTCTTATTATCTCACCGGAGCGATGGGCAAGCCACCGGAACCATTTTACGATCCGCTGCAATTTGCCATCGAGGAAGCGCACAAACGCGGGCTGGAACTGCATGCCTGGTTCAATCCTTATCGCGCAGCCCATCCTTCGGACAAATCCCCGATCGCCGCGACCCACATCAGCCAAACGCATCCCAACCTCGTCAAGAAATATGGCAAGTACCTTTGGCTCGATCCGGGCGAAAAGGAGGTTCAAGACTATTCGATCAACGTCGTCATGGACGTGGTAAAACGGTACGACGTCGATGGTGTTCACATGGACGACTATTTCTATCCCTACAAGGAGACAGATGAAGATAGACACCAGCTCGATTTTCCGGATGAGGACAGTTGGAAACGCTATCAGGACAGCGGTGGCAAGATGAATCGTGCCGATTGGCGCCGTGAAAACGTGAATGTATTGGTTCAACGCCTGTATCAATCCGTGAAAGCCACGAAACCATGGGTCAAAGTAGGATTTGCTCCATTCGGCATCTGGCAACCGGGTGTTCCCACCGGCATCAAGAGGGGCTTCGATGCTTATAACGTCCTGTATTGCGACCCCCAGAAGTGGCTTCAGAACGGATGGATGGACTATTGCGCGCCGCAGCTATATTGGGCGATTGAGCCCTCGGAGCTCAGCTTCACGAGCCTGTTGAAGTGGTGGACCGAACAGAACACAAAGAATCGCAACATCTGGCCGGGGATTGATTCCGGGAAATTTGCCGAGAGATCCCCTCAGGAAATTCCAAACCAAATCAAAATTACGCGTGAAATTTCCAAAGGCACAGCCGGCGTCATTCACTGGAGCTACAAATGCCTCTTAAATGACAGGGGTGGACTCGCAACAACTTTAGAAAAAGGATTGTATGCTGAACCAGCAATCGTTCCTGCTTCGCCCTGGCTTGAACACAGGGGACCAGGAAAGCCTGAGCTAACACTATTTGGTGGGAGCGAACTTTGCTGGGAGACT is part of the Pedosphaera parvula Ellin514 genome and harbors:
- a CDS encoding glycoside hydrolase family 10 protein, whose protein sequence is MNSIRLVAPALCLLLLTATVLPAADTSYKSSSIKPPAVQREFRAGWVATVANIDWPSRPDLPVDQQKAEMVAIMENAQKTHLNAIVFQVRPACDAMYASTIEPWSYYLTGAMGKPPEPFYDPLQFAIEEAHKRGLELHAWFNPYRAAHPSDKSPIAATHISQTHPNLVKKYGKYLWLDPGEKEVQDYSINVVMDVVKRYDVDGVHMDDYFYPYKETDEDRHQLDFPDEDSWKRYQDSGGKMNRADWRRENVNVLVQRLYQSVKATKPWVKVGFAPFGIWQPGVPTGIKRGFDAYNVLYCDPQKWLQNGWMDYCAPQLYWAIEPSELSFTSLLKWWTEQNTKNRNIWPGIDSGKFAERSPQEIPNQIKITREISKGTAGVIHWSYKCLLNDRGGLATTLEKGLYAEPAIVPASPWLEHRGPGKPELTLFGGSELCWETSGKEKISVWVLQTRSGDKWSTTILPGDTLKKNLAENTEVVSITAIDRCGLASLPVVLEKTTASAQ
- a CDS encoding redoxin family protein: MNRILVLLCALMLGDSNLFAEDHPTLAVGAAAPDFKLPAVDGKNYSLKDFEKSPILVVVFTCNHCPTAQAYEERLKKIAEDYGKRGVSLVAINPNDPNSVRLNELGYTDLSDSFDEMKLRAGDKHYNFPYLYDGDTEEVSKKYGPAATPHAFVFDKERKLRYVGRIDDSERPEYVKKRELRDALDAMLAGREIEVKQTKAFGCSTKWAGKQESVKEYMQQLSTEPVSVELVDAEGLKALRKNDSDKIRLVNFWATWCGPCLGEFPELIEINRMYRHRNFELVTVAANFPDEKQQVLEILQKEQASTKNLLFGSTDKYQMTEAFDQEWNAALPYTILIGSKGEILYQKKGGPFNPLELKKAIVKALTEDRFK
- the smc gene encoding chromosome segregation protein SMC, whose amino-acid sequence is MYLKNLTVFGFKSFANKTSLNFQPGVTAIVGPNGCGKSNVSDAIRWVLGEQSAKALRGGEMADVIFNGTDGRKPLGMAEVSLTIGGVDDEHLKAAGVEVSYNEVTVTRRVFRDGGSEYFINKTSCRLKDVQQLFMGTGVGRTSYSIMAQGNITQILSSKPEDRRMIFEEAAGITKFKAQKKESLRKLEYTEQNLLRIADLIREVKRQIGSLQRQAGKARRYKQLMQELQHLDTQLARHQFDVLQTEISERQALTEKLRNDIEIASAEVLRKEDEIVQLRQQLSTLEHQISEMQQRGLELRSSIDRQESRIQYNEERLRELAAQNASALAEITEAEERHLVAEQELDVLTDRLSASTATLEQHRASLQSKQDALREVEEELRQRQEALRQAQSQAFSQAQQLTRVRNEINALDLQKQGNVVRLEKLSAEKIQLEEERVQLESRLSEFAANVEMEKLNVQTQRGTVEERQARLKQIQQELTQLTQELDAYLQKQAEKRSRLNVLQQLQSEHEGFSAGALAALKKADQVLGSLADKIRVPDQYITAVETALGHYLQVVITESPEAAQQILTDLSNNKQGRASIASLALGLNAPVAATPPSAHMAALSVIEADASVQHFLHSVLGQTLIVPDLQTATAAWQENQGAFDFVTLSGELLNRHGVYTGGSAQSSGKAPSSILGRKNQIAELETHISQAQEQVNELSRRKGALLSEQTSLQAGLQQAQTELRQQEVAIATRQGEYNALQISQRVLHQKIDTVIYEIESLASQEEEGSQKRAALATQISELESRERSLQEEVAQLTASLEELRQQRDGATTGLTETKVALASEEQICSSFRQQQQSLTQRIRELARLVEQRRSEVSSFLNRKTQAESEIQESRRQIESLQIDRSQLNAQVADLVGQKETLELDIISRDDDLKEQRRRLSGAQQQRGSIEVELAQKNMSVQNLRERIQQKYHLNLDEIRSECITITIAEEGPAKVETLTPEEMAASGAATDWNAIAEQVAGLQKRLDEMGPVNLVAIEEYEETEQRFNFLNTQHDDLVKAKAELMEIINRINGQTREMFTQTFEKIRDNFRAMFTEVFGGGKADLILTGEGDALESGIDIVARPPGKQLQQISLLSGGEQTMTAVSLLFSIYQVKPSPFCVLDELDAPLDESNINRFIRVLQRFLSHSQFIIITHNKRTIGMADVLYGVTMEEHGISKIVSVKFHKADEVVVDHKPMPLVPPATGGTSVDKVEDSSHKREETIDIAMAE